One Cedecea neteri DNA segment encodes these proteins:
- a CDS encoding MBL fold metallo-hydrolase, which produces MLKFQLHDISVTRVVEQRGPGFAPDFLYPDWDPVLLEEHRGLMVPECFDVVSRRFIASIHSWVVRTRHHTILIDTCAGNHKERPSLPRFHQLDLPFLNRLSEAGVTPESVDYVMCTHLHADHCGWNTQLIDGRWEPTFPNARYVFSRKEYDYWLTHQDDEGFNANVFNDSVRPILERNQALIVEGTTAIADALLIHPTPGHSPGHITFELLNNGHRQRGGLFCGDIMHQPLQVYRPAWNSRFCADQQQARESRRWLLEHAAEHQSTLFTAHFASTSAGHVTRRGDSFDWHFIHPENVK; this is translated from the coding sequence GTGTTGAAATTCCAGCTCCATGATATTTCCGTTACCCGCGTGGTTGAACAACGCGGACCAGGGTTTGCCCCTGATTTTCTTTACCCTGATTGGGATCCGGTTTTATTGGAGGAACATCGTGGGCTGATGGTGCCCGAGTGCTTCGATGTGGTCTCCCGGCGTTTTATCGCCAGCATTCATAGCTGGGTGGTGCGCACCCGGCATCACACTATTCTGATTGATACCTGTGCAGGCAACCACAAAGAGCGCCCTTCACTGCCCCGCTTCCACCAGCTTGATTTGCCGTTTCTGAACCGGCTGTCGGAGGCTGGCGTGACGCCAGAGAGCGTGGATTACGTGATGTGCACTCATCTGCACGCCGATCACTGTGGCTGGAATACACAGCTCATTGATGGCCGCTGGGAACCGACATTCCCCAACGCCCGCTACGTGTTTTCTCGCAAAGAATACGATTACTGGCTGACGCATCAGGACGATGAGGGGTTCAACGCCAACGTCTTCAACGACAGCGTCAGGCCGATTCTTGAGCGCAACCAGGCGCTTATTGTGGAAGGCACCACGGCCATTGCCGATGCGCTTCTTATTCACCCGACACCGGGGCACAGCCCAGGGCACATCACTTTTGAATTGCTGAATAACGGGCATCGCCAGCGGGGCGGACTTTTCTGCGGCGACATTATGCACCAGCCGCTACAGGTTTATCGGCCGGCCTGGAACAGTCGGTTTTGTGCTGACCAGCAGCAGGCTCGTGAGTCGCGCCGCTGGCTTCTTGAACATGCTGCCGAGCATCAGAGCACCCTTTTTACCGCCCATTTTGCCAGCACCTCAGCCGGGCACGTCACGCGTCGTGGGGACAGCTTTGACTGGCATTTTATTCACCCGGAGAACGTGAAATGA
- a CDS encoding LysR family transcriptional regulator — MNLSGHNLALLASLNTLLEECNVTRAAEKLNISQPALSAQLARLRDLFEDQLLIPAHSGRGMVRTPLGSHLREPLRRALQTLEEVVAQQPEFDPARAHRTFTLGANDNAAAIIAPRLIKLTRDAGWHHIRFAFIAPQTNRLQSQLETGEIDIALTSRDAVPGAQQLPLVDEAFQLAQRKGHPRGNEPLTLESYASLEHILVSGQGGGFRGFIDDLLADQGLARRVGVSVQFYSLVPLILQNSDLVCTLPARFLSRYHEVLDSFPLPFDVRHFSLYASWHRRFDDDAAHRWLRAQLQASVAA; from the coding sequence ATGAATCTCTCCGGTCACAATCTTGCATTGCTTGCCTCATTGAATACTCTGCTGGAGGAGTGCAACGTCACCCGCGCGGCGGAAAAGTTGAATATCAGCCAACCTGCACTGTCTGCTCAACTGGCGAGGCTACGGGATCTGTTTGAGGATCAGCTCCTGATCCCCGCACATTCGGGCAGAGGAATGGTGCGGACGCCATTGGGGTCGCATCTGCGTGAACCTTTGCGCCGGGCGCTGCAAACGCTTGAAGAAGTGGTGGCACAGCAGCCGGAATTCGATCCCGCCCGCGCGCACCGTACGTTTACTCTGGGAGCAAACGACAATGCCGCCGCGATTATTGCCCCTCGCTTGATTAAACTCACCCGCGACGCCGGCTGGCATCATATTCGCTTTGCGTTTATTGCCCCGCAGACGAACCGGCTTCAGAGCCAGTTAGAAACGGGTGAAATCGATATAGCTTTAACCTCACGGGATGCCGTGCCGGGTGCGCAGCAACTGCCGCTGGTCGATGAGGCGTTCCAACTGGCGCAGAGAAAAGGCCATCCGAGAGGAAATGAGCCGCTGACGTTGGAAAGTTATGCCAGTCTTGAGCACATTTTAGTGTCCGGCCAGGGAGGCGGGTTTCGGGGATTTATTGACGATTTGCTGGCTGACCAGGGCCTGGCCCGCCGGGTGGGCGTTTCCGTGCAGTTTTACAGTCTGGTGCCGCTGATTTTGCAGAACAGCGACCTGGTCTGCACGCTACCGGCCCGTTTTCTGTCTCGCTATCACGAAGTGCTTGATTCATTCCCGTTGCCGTTTGATGTTCGCCATTTCAGCCTGTATGCCTCCTGGCACCGTCGGTTTGACGATGATGCCGCCCACCGCTGGCTTAGAGCGCAGCTTCAGGCCAGCGTGGCGGCATAA
- a CDS encoding 5'-nucleotidase, lipoprotein e(P4) family translates to MKKSLLGGAVALVLVSLTGCANQQQAADQKLASQTVMAVDWFQQSGEYRALAYQSFNSARAAWDQSAKQGNAKRAVIVDLDETMLDNSAYSAWQAKNNKAFDDKTWSQWTQARQALAVPGAVDFANYVNSHGGTMFYVSNRDSKDYDATVANMKALGFTGVSDKTVRLKTDSSNKQARFDAIKAEGYDVVMYIGDNLNDFGKATYHKDQSQRQQFASDNRNKFGTQFIVLPNPMYGDWEGALAPNYYKLNTAQQAEARENALRTWSGK, encoded by the coding sequence ATGAAGAAAAGTTTATTGGGTGGCGCTGTAGCGCTGGTACTGGTCAGCCTGACGGGTTGTGCCAATCAGCAACAGGCGGCGGATCAAAAGCTGGCCAGCCAGACGGTAATGGCAGTGGACTGGTTCCAGCAATCTGGCGAATATCGTGCGCTGGCATACCAGTCGTTTAACAGCGCTCGCGCGGCGTGGGATCAATCCGCTAAACAGGGTAACGCTAAGCGTGCCGTTATTGTGGATCTGGATGAAACCATGCTCGACAACAGCGCCTACAGCGCGTGGCAGGCCAAAAACAACAAAGCGTTTGACGACAAAACCTGGTCCCAGTGGACTCAGGCTCGCCAGGCGCTGGCCGTCCCAGGCGCCGTGGATTTTGCTAACTACGTGAACAGCCACGGCGGCACGATGTTCTATGTGTCTAACCGCGACAGCAAAGACTATGACGCCACCGTTGCCAACATGAAAGCCCTGGGCTTTACCGGTGTGAGCGACAAAACTGTGCGCCTGAAAACCGACAGCTCCAACAAGCAGGCCCGTTTTGATGCGATCAAAGCCGAAGGCTATGACGTGGTGATGTACATCGGCGACAACCTGAATGACTTTGGCAAAGCGACCTACCACAAGGATCAGTCCCAGCGCCAGCAGTTCGCCAGCGATAACCGCAACAAGTTTGGCACCCAGTTTATTGTGCTGCCGAACCCAATGTACGGCGACTGGGAAGGCGCTTTAGCGCCAAACTATTACAAGCTCAATACCGCCCAGCAGGCCGAAGCGCGTGAAAATGCGCTGCGTACCTGGTCCGGGAAATAA